The sequence below is a genomic window from Humulus lupulus chromosome 3, drHumLupu1.1, whole genome shotgun sequence.
ATGACAACAAATTTGATATCATTACAGAAATTAAtgttaaaatattaaattttattcgataataatatattttttactttattttactcaatattataataattgtttattcattattttttttaactttattgTTACGtctatgtttttgttttttccTTTCCCAATGGAGGCCTTTTCTAAATTTCTAATCATCTTTTTAAAATTTTCTTGGATTAAATTCTTTTGGTTAATGCTTAAATGAAAAAGAACAAAACTATCTTGATGGTGTGATCTGTGAAGTTTTCCTTGGAGTGGTTTGTGCCATCTTTAGCATATCGTGTGTTTGTACATGTTTGTAAGTAGTTTGTGCTTGTTTGTAGACTTAGTTTGTATTTATTTGTAAGCTTGGCATTGTGGATGTGGTGATCGTGCAACTTAGGCTGCTGATCGACATTTCAAGGATAGACAATTATTCTTTTAATTGATGTTTCTAACATCTAGCTGAAAGAATAGTCAGCAACTCggcatatttatataaattatattattgtaatttagaaatcttatttaatttttaggTTGATAATATTGCTTTAAGGGGAGTTTTAGATTCGACTAAATTTTGGGGcttttagaattttatttttaattttttattatctaaTTTTATGATGTaatttttgtattgttttttaaCTAGACAATAAAATTAAATCGTAATCTTACGTAATATTTTAATCTGAATAGTatctacaacaacaaaaaattattaaagatatCACATTAATGAAACATCAAATTATGTATGTACTTTAGGttccaacaacaacaaccacaaatGAAGGAATATAAATAAAGCATTGCATTAATATAGTATATATTATGAATGATGATGTGCAAATGCATCTTGGAATGGTTATATTCAGTGAACTTGGATACACGAGAGTAAAGATCGAGATGGGTGGTGGGTACTAAAGGCTATGAGAGTGAAGATGAAGACACTTTGAAAGAAGACAAAATGGTTAGGGTAAAGTGTGAATGGTGAGATATtagaatatatattttcttttttcattATTAGAGGCGGCTGTATCAAATCATTCATTTGAGTTGGATATTGGACAACTACACTAGTTGTGCACAAGGATTTGTCATGTCGGTGACTTTTAATATTAAGTCTTATATATTTTAGATTAATAATTTAATAGCAAGTACTCTATTAGAGAGCAGATTTTACAAATAAGATAATAATAACTGCACTATACATACaaatattacacatttattactttttaaaTCAGTTAATCACAATTTCAACAAAttacatttatttaaattaaagtttactattttgaaaaacagTGTTTCGTAGCTGAATGTAGTATTTTAGTACATATTTGAAATGCACATGTTATGTCTTTAATTTGGTAATCAATATTATTGGTTCATTTTGTTTTGCCCTGCTTATTCATGTCGATAGCATAGTGACACAATTTttgacaaatatatttttttatttgggaaattttttttatttgtttctagtaaaatcttattttgttattattattttttgtttttttggaaTACTACCAATTTAATTGAAGTTGAGAGCATCCACTTTTATTGTGACCTTGCCAATAAACGCTGTCCTAGATTGTACGCTAAAGTAACTATTTGCATAATAGTTATGCACTGCGACATAGACATGCATTCCAACTAGTGATTATTGTTCTCTAAAAACTAACATGCTTATAacgaaactaattaataaaaattacatcaaatagtcattttatagtGATGAAACCACTTGGTGAATAAAAGATAAGTTGTCAAATTAAGGTTTTAGGTGTCTCTTACCTATGTACAAGATTGAGATCTTAGTGCTTATGGCCACATATTTGTTTAAGATTTTTGAGTtacaattttgaatctttatatTCTTATAATTTTGAATGAGTAAATATTAAAGAACAAAGTTATAATTTTATTAGGTGAGCAAAATACCAGactttgaattatttaaaaataataaatttataacTTTATTAATACTCAAAAtctataaaaacaaaaaaaaatatcccaaaacaaaaatctaaaaatattataattattgaatATTAAATAATAGATTTAAAATCTTATTAGGTGTTTATAGTtcgaaatattttattttataaatgctAAATCACCAACTTTAAAATTTAGGCACTCAAAATTCAAGAATGGTAAATTGTTAAACACTAAATTATTAAGTAATTAAAAAAGGAAATTACatcaaatatgagatttttttttaacttaaaaaaatatggcaattttttatgatatattttttgtttatatttttatgggagtttttttttcctatatatgtgtaatattttatttgaatactatattttatttttttatacatttttagtagcgagttttaatatgtttttagattatttttataattttaatctatttgtattattttttattattcatatttttttgcATCATTCTTTCGAAAAATAAACTGAGAGCTTCATCACCATCTTTTTTATtcctatttcttcttcttttcttccacTTTTTATCTTTTTCAATCAAAATTTTATCTGTAGTAATCCActaccactatcaaaacaatttagattttttttttgtggtagtaACCGTATGCtactgtcaattttttttagtgaCGTGATTGACctaaaatgggtatgttttaaatatttatatagcaagtgcacgaatcgttcatataaaatagtgatcgtgtaagcaaggatatcgaacccaaatgagttgtctaaaataaaatagaaaactattttaaaccaaaattaataaattttatcctagctccaaagattgatgagatttaatgttatgaacataaaataaaatatttaaaataaagctatttaagagaataaaaatgaaccaataatgatttgaaaataagtgataaaagaaagattattaagatactagaatccacaaaatgtaagtttaataatacttattactatattgattcccaagttttagtgatagttaaaataagtcaaactatcattttccaaatagatttataatcttaagcacaaattatttctaaaaagatatgatttttcttcacttttaaaaaaagtataatttcaaagtatttaatgtgaatcaacctaatgaaacaaaaaaaaaatcaaataacattatttataaggcaaaatatagtatttttgttctaagcattggatgtgtacaatttaatgacacatcttacacaaagaatattatgttttgcaaaatgaagaacaaagtgcaatattatctaacaatccaaaatatgagatattaaagatgaaagacatgtatgaataagaaaaatccataaattttgttgcattacaagagaaatcaacatacaacataaatattatctagttacaagttgcttcatcatgatctcagtaatcttatgaaaaagattataagcacataactagaatagaaattacaaaataaataaaatacatatttgaaaatgctcttgaaaaatactaaaatggaagagagaatggtagagagaaattgtagaaaagatgatggttacCTAAAAAATTAAGCACTCTCacatggtcttgaaattccatatttttagccaaaatgagagctttaaaataattaacttaaattaataataatatggcaaatagggataaattttagggtgaaatgatgattttggggtaaattttgtggaaaaatttgggtaaaaatatggcatttttaaacattggggacaaggggacaatgcAGCATTTGTTGGGCACAAGAGAGGAGGAGGTGGCTGGGCTTGGGTGGCGGTGGCTGGTGGCAGGCAAGTTGGGCCTGGGAGCTTAGGCAGGCTGGCGCGGGCCCAAGTTGCTGCAGGCGGCCCAGGAGGAAGGCTGGGAAGGGTGCATGCGGGCTGGGTCGAACTGGGCAGTGGGCTGGAGTTGGCTGGGCAGGAAGCAACTTCGGCTGGGCCTGGAGGCATGGGTCGTGGGCTGGTGCGGCTGGCTGCTAAGCCGAGTGGGCCTGGGGGCATTGGCCCAGTGGCTGTTTGGGGCAGCTGGGAGCATCGGGCTGGGCCTGGAAGCTTGGGCCAGGTGCCATTTTATCTTttttcaaaaatgtcattttcctttctttctctttatttttcaaacacaagaaaataaaacataattcctacaatataaaaataaattaaatcacaatcaaatatttgcaataataaatcaatcatatttattatttgaaaatacttaattaaaacttaatttaatttatcattaaagatcaacaaaagtgcattttttttttacttctaactaaaattaataattcaaataattaaactacaacaaaataactataaaaacacataaaaatatatgaaatcaaaataaaccctataaattcaaaattacttaaaaacttagtacaataataaaaaacttTAAAGCTTAACACTAATTAGCTTATAaatagtggtaaaataactctattttgtagagttatcatgacACGTGGTAATTAGTTACAactaaaaaaatcaatttttttttaagtggtgttgtagtaaGTGGTTactactataaaaaaaattatttttttagtaatgtactaTTATCAAAATACCAACTAAATTGTAAttgaaataaaaactaatatgaataaaataaactaaattgatcgtgaaagtaattggttacaactaggtctagaaaaaaaaaaactgaaccaATTACGATGGTTACAACCAGACCTGGAAAAAAAATAAGatccaaacaaaaaatctaaactgaTCATAATCCTAACTGGTTACAGCTATGTTTGAAAAAAACatcagatctaaaaaaaaaaaaaactaatcgtcatagtacctggttacttagtcaggtgttgggtaccctaatttcagcatgagtctttcactcaactcgggtacagttggaaaataaatacatggaagaaatagccgAGGAATCCATATGTTATCCACGTGGACATCATGGTTTTCACGATGGTTAAACGAGCTAGGAATGCATAAGTTGTGAAGCACGAGCTTATGATATTCATACGGCACGACCTCCACAGTACGAGCTCGGAGACATATCCAGTTCGTGGTAACTCGAGCATATGGTGAATCCGCGGATCCCCAAGGAGTCGAGTATTTTttacgatcatttatggccagtctgtaatatttaatgtctcagatattaggagaccatttatttcgtgatcagatcatatcctagtataaatgagaatatttcatattaaatgtaataaatatgtaaatatgtgattgactcacgcggttacccaaacctatccaaggaatttctttataaatattgagaatattggacaagaaGGGGGGCGATTATtctataatactgaaactctgccgaaatagagaaagaaaaacagtaataatatagactcgtggactaggtggattttaaccactgaaccatgtaaaaagatctatgttcttgagagttaatttgttattttcagtttattatcaagcactaatcaaccttgttattttcttaattcactgttggcgaaaaaccgcgtcaacagatgtgaaaacaaaatcagatctaaacaaaataatataaattaatcgTTATCGTACTCGTTACAGCTATGTCTAAAAAAATTAGATATGAATCAAAATAATCAGGAGCCATGGTACATGGTTACTCAAACagatttgaaaagaaaaacaagaaaaatcaaatataaagTGCAAAATCATATTTCTAAATGGAAAAATTAGAAgtgaaagaataagaagaacaaaaagaagaagaataaaaccaAATTTGAAGAAATAAGAGGAAAAAGAACTAGAGGGGCGATGGTGCATCGTCATTGGGCATAAGGGCAGAGGTGGCATCGCGAGCGGGGTATGAGAAGAGGGAAACAAATGGGGGATGAGAGAGGAAGATTGGAGAAAATAGGAGATATCGTGAGGGAGAGAGTAGAGAGTGAGAAAGAATTTTGTGTAATTAAATTTATGgtaatctattttttatatttgatAGAATtactatatttaaaaaaaaatcttcaaaacttaccatattttgtataattattatttttttcccataaatatgttttatttttcttatatttatgtaaacttatcaaattaaaatctacaaattttgaataattgaatattaaataaattactcTTTGTTGTAATCCAAAATAATTAAGGTCATTAGTGCTAGAGAACAAATTATTAATTTACCCCAAATTTTGGACCCAAAACATTATCACATTAGTTTTTTAAAGGGACATAAttacattatttgaatttgaattttattaAGTATTCATTAGAGTATTAAGTTTGAACTCTCATTAGTTTGTTGACACGGTGGGGCCTACAAATAATGATAGAAATTAGGGGTTGGTTTTGGCACAAAATGTGTGCCATGACACAACATAGAGTTGTAAATGTGGGCTGACCCAGTTCGACACGACCCATATTTTTGTGTCTCCAAAAAATTTGTTATGCGCCGTGACAGACTCATATATAAATGTGGGTCATGTCGTGCCGGTTCACTTTTAAAAGTATAAGTCCAACACGACCTATAGACACATCTCGTTCGTGTTGTGCCTCGTATCAGACCATGCTCAAGGTCGGGTCGGCCCATTTTCTTTATTAGGGCCCACTTTCAAGCTCATATTTGAGCTCATTCTATTATTGCTAAAAGAAAGCGAGGGTGGAGGTTTGAACTTGTCACCTATTCTTTAACAATTAATGAGCTAACCACTAAGCGAAATATATTTCTTAGATTAAATTATAGTTTcagttatttttatatatttttcagtAATACTTTACACAAAGATATTCATTAATTATTAGAATTTAAATAACTACTAATAAATACTCAAATTTTTAACTTacaaatcataaaacataaaaataaagttctaattatagaattatatataaaaaattatgattatttaatttacatataattgacaaataaaaatttattagtaTTGTTAATGCAAAATATTGGGCTTTTTACCGtatcgtgctttcgggctagtctGTTCGTGTTTTTCGTGCCGTGCTTTTAGGCTTTGTCGTGTCGTATCGTGCTTAGGCTCATGTCGTGTCATGTCATGCTAATTTCAACATCGTGTTGTGCCTAGCCCAAACTCATATTTTTTCGTGTCGAGTCGTGCTAGTGCTTTCCAAGCTCGTGCCAGTTTTGTGTCATGTAAAAAGTTTGACCCGTATTTACAACTCTAGCACAACACAAGCAAATTAACTCATAAAATTCATGTTTGGCAAAGTTTCTACTTTTGGTTAtaattaaaagaataaaataataagataaGTAAAAATTCTTGACTTATTTTTTATGCTTTGATaactattatatataaaaaaaaatttaatgaaaAGTTGGTGTTTGGATACCTTCAGAGGAGATTAGACCTTTAATTTTGGACTGTATTAATTTAACTTATAAGTTTCATGGCTGTAACTTTTCGAATAATTTACACAAGTTTAACTTTTGCTCCCATAATGTGTAGGCAAGTGGGTGTTGGCTATCCCAGAGCACTTCCAATGTTGTCTTCGTAATATAAATTTTCTATAATGTTTAGCTAacacacataatttttttttctataaactcaattcatacatatatttataatagctacaCAAACTCTTCAATTAAACTATAATTACatttacatatattttatataattttttaatattactatttttctttataatttttttctctcatttagtatatatttatttttttaattaataaaatatatttaaagatataatatttaaataatgtagataaaatataaaaaatttgatGTATGTGGCAATATAAAAATTTGAgttaaacagaaaaaaaaaaaaaattagtatgcTATTTTGAATGATAGACTAGTAATTTTTTCGTTCTTTTTACTAAAACAAATTATAAagtgatttcaattttttttttaatttactagaaacaatatttaatttatttaagaacAGTACACCATGCTGACTATTGACTAAGTTAAAAAAAGAAACTTATAAAGAACCAGTTAGCTTAGCTTAATTAGACgaaagaaaaatcataaaatcCCACTCCAAAAAGAAGAAAAGGTGAAAGAAAAATGGCATCGAACAATATTCCAACGCTTGTTCTAGGCTCTTCTGCTGGGGAAAGAGCCATCCCTGTAATTGGCTTTGGAACTGCTTCAAACGACTCAGATCCAGCTCCCATGAAAAGGGCTGTCTTGGAAGCTATCAAGCTGGGCTTCAGGCACTTCGACACGGCCTCTGTATATGGTTCAGAACAGGGTCTTGGGGAAGCCATAGCCGAAGCTCTCAAACTCGGCCTTGTTGCTTCTCGAAATGAACTTTTCATCACTACCAAGCTTTGGTGTAATGATAGTCACTCTCATCTCGTTGTCTCTGCTCTTAAAACATCACTCGAGTGAGTCAATCTGTACTTTTCTTCTATCTTCTTCTGTTCTCTGTTCTCTGTTCTCTGTCtttatttgatatatatatttgttacttATTAGGAAACTTCAACTCGAGTATCTTGACTTGTATCTGGTACACTGGCCCATAAGTTCAACGCCAGGGAACACGGTGTATCCCATTGATGAAAAGGACCTAATGCCAATGGACTTTAAGTCTGTATGGGAAACCATGGAAGAATGTCAGAAACTTGGCCTCACCAAGTCCATTGGTGTTAGCAATTTCTCTTGCAAGAAGCTTGAGAGCATTCTCTCTTTCGCCACTATCCCTCCTTCTGTCAATCAAGTAcgtatacacacacacacacacatatatatatatatataattattaattgttaagtggcAATCTTTCTGGGATTTTTTTGTATAGGTGGAGATGAACCCAACTTGGCAACAAAAAAAGCTAAGAAAGTTTTGTGGTGAAAAAAATATAATTGTGACTGCTTTCTCTCCATTGGGGGCTATAGCAACTAGTTGGGGTAACAATCTGGTGATGGATAATGAAATACTTGCAGACATCGCCAAAGCTAGAGGAAAGAGTGTTGCTCAGGTACATTGCATATACTAGTAAATAGTAATTACATCCTTAAtgatattaattaattatgactaataataataatatgatggTGGAATTGATAATAGTATTTATGGAACAGGTTTGTCTTAGGTGGGTTTATGAGCAAGGTGCAAGTGTTGTTTGTAAGAGTTACAACAAGGAGAGGCTGAAGCAGAACCTTCAAATATTTGATTGGTCACTAACAGAGGATGATCTTCACAGGATTGAATCGATTCCACAAAACAAAGTGAATGTTAGTCCTGCTTCTGTTTCGCCTGATCAAACCTCATGCGAAGCACTTAAAGAACTTTGGGATGGAGAGATCTAATTACACTgtgctaaaaataaataaatacatatacatacatatatatatatatatttgtgtgtgtaTGTAGGCAGTGTGTTACTTTCCTTGTTTTCGAATAAAGGTTCACTTTGGTTGTTTTCGTAAATCATGTATTTAAGGAGAGTTCTGGTTTTAATGGCTTTAATTAATTAGTTGTAGATGGATTAGTGGAGTTTGTAATGTTTCTGCctttgaataatatatatataatccatCTTTCTAAGCAAAATAAAAAAGAGTGTCAAAGAAAATTCTCGGTTggactttttttatatatattattaaattataaaaaaaatatcttcaaatattagAAGAATATACATATTATTGATTTCAGAAAATACAAAATAGAGTAAATTTAGGATTTCACAAAAGTAATAAGCTAACAGCAACTCTAATGGATGTTATGCTAATAgatgcttaaaatgtgcaaattattttatataattttttattttctctcttattTATATCACTTTTATAACTTTTTCCATAAAAATGCTTAAATGCAAAATCATCCCAAAAGTTGCAAGCTACGATCccacatattattatttaatatattattttgtaattataaatattgtcacactaaattttttaaattcatatatttatataaataaatattacacgAAATTTAAAGGAGCTTATAAAATGACACAATCATAACTAGtcaatctaacataattaaaaaaatgctaATTAAAATTATTTCTAAATTTTGACCATATGTGCTCCACCAAGTCCGCCTGAAAATTGAGATGAATGTTTTTGTCACGAATTTTAGCATTCTTTTGAAGCATTGTCAGGAAGTTGGAATTCGGAAAACTTTGGTTAGATTGAGAATACCAAAAATTTGGATTTGGGGGATTAGTAGACGaagtattttgaaaattttgattgaattgaaaatattgaaaatttagggtctgtttggcattgttttctgttttttgtttttaaagttgtgttctcagaaatgaaaacataaaactgtttttgtagtttttaaaaaacaagaggtgtttggttaatgttttctaaaaatgattttctagttttattttttttaaaacttaaatataatattaacaaatatatttacgaagagaaaaatattttaaaagtttgtaataaataatgagataaaataatttgaaaaaaaaaatgatgaaaaataataagtgagaaagtaaggagagaaaatttgaagaaatagaaattgaaaagagagaaattgatccaaaaaaaatgagagagaatgagatgagaaagaaagtgaagagagagaagtgagtagagagaaaatgatgagaaAGGAAATGacgagagagaaaaaatgatgagagggaaaatgaagatatattaagtaatgagagagaaagtgatgtgagagaaactaatgagagagagaaactaatgagagagaaaattatgtgacaataaatgatgttagataataataaataaataaatgatatgagaaaaaaaaagatagacgaaaaaattttgagaacaaaagaaaacaactttttgttgttctcaaaattttttgttttttgtaactttgtttttaaaattattttctgaaaacaacgccaaacaccttaacttgttttcaaaaaatagtttttagcttttaaaaacaaaaaacagttttttagttaaggtgccaaacaTCCTCTTAGATTTTGGGAGTTGGTATATGGAGAAtatgatgaattttgaaaaacttGAAAATTTAGATTTTGAGAGTTGGTATGTAGAGAATTTTAGGAATCTATTGGTAAGAAAAGAAAATTTGTAATAGACAATTTTGAAGAATAAAGGATGAATGGTGTGAAAATTAAATAAGGTTGAtgagtatttatagaaaaaaataatttgtttaaaaaaatgcAACGGTAATAAAAGTAACagtaatatatatgtatatatataataagataatagtagaattaaaaaaaaaaaaaactctgttGCCTCTTTCAGGCAATAGAGCTTTAAATTTATTGATGCAATAAGACTCTCCAATGCTTTAAAAAGTATAAGCCCGGTTGTTTGTGGTTGCactaagagcactcccaatggatgAGCTAAAATatgttattctttataatatagataAAAAATGGTTAAGTAGTCTTCCAATaggtgatgtaaagttatatttttttacctaaataaatagtatttctctatatgtagtgaaatactattcatcaagctataaatattttattatttttttataaacttttgtatatatatgagtgtgatactattatatttaattattttatatcttaaaataaataaaatatttttagaaatataatatataaatgatgtagagaaaaaatagagaagtagatgtatgatataatgtaaaaatttgaggtaaattataaaattgtatgttttggtgatatattttgtaatacaatttctctataatatttagctaaaactcataaaaacatcttccatcagctcatttatacatatatttataatagctatacacaaactccaattaatctatatctacgtttacataacatttatataatattttaatattattatttttctttataagctttctccctccatttagtatatatttattatttcttttttctttttcaattattttattttactttaagtaataaaatatgtttaaagatataatatttaaatgatgtagagaaatatatagaaaagctgatgtatggtataatgtaaaacttagaggtaaaatagaaaaatatgtgTTTTGATGATGTATTTTAAAAGATGGAGTAGAACACCCATTGGGAGTGCGTGCTCTAGAAACTATTTCTTAcactctcttttttattttttttaatgcttgacatgtcaatattatataattatttgataattaaaaaaaattgtaaaacacTAGTAGAATACACATCTCAATAAAAGTGTAAGAGAATATAAATTAGAGTACATTTAGTgtttctcaaataataataataccaaTAAAGTGTTTAGTAAGAGTTTTTTCAATTTTCCTTGAAGTTTTGTCAATATTGAAATTATTTATTCTTCGTCAATTTTCATTGAATTGTCCTTCTATTTTTGTAAAGCTTTAATATCTTAATATGTAAGTTCAACTTGGACAAAATAATCTAAAAACAAAAGGATAATTGATTTAGCAATATGGATATACTTTTTTTTTAGGAATACATTTTACTATTCAGGATGAAAAATGTGTAatattacaatttaattttattgtctAGCCAAAAAACATATAAATGTGTCTCTAAAATtagtaataaaaaattaaaaaataacaaaaaaaagcTCATTTTCATCTCACCAAATAAACACCTAggtgataaataaataaaagttgatTAGTAtgaaatattaaataataataacattaatatgatttaaaattttgttattaggagaaaatattttcttaaataattttaaaataaagaagcTAAGACTTATTTCTGTGAAGTCCCCAAAACTGAATGTGTCATCTCTAAATCTAATTTGTTCATTAGGCCAATAAAATACATGCATCACAGATAAATTATTTCTTACTCAACAAAAATAAgtaaagttataaaaaaaatagaagggTGTTAGAGTTTGGGGTATCTACTCATTAGTTTTGTTTAAggatattaacaaaaaaaaaaataataatagcaaAACAAAACAACCAAAATATTTACAGAAGATGAATTTTTTCAAAatgaattaaatattatttttaaaatatttatcttGAAGGATTTTGAATCCGGTGGTGTCACTATTAGCATAAGCACACACGAAAAGTCTGAGAACAACCTTAACAAGcacaaaacaaaaccaaaatgtGCACAAAGCTGGCCAAAAAACActatttacatttttttaataatgtagAAAAAGTATTTATTTGAAATCAGTTAAATTCAATGCCATCTATAAAATATGAATATACTTAATTCATATTGAAAtcttttaaaatagttttttcaaattaaaattaatatttttaaactaaattatactttgaactaaactaaattaaaatctttaattttttcatgattattttttaaaatatgtttgaTTATCTACGGTTGAAATTTAAATTTGgttgagtttttaattttatttagtttaGAATAATTGATTATAGTTTTTTAAAATTGCATTtggattaaataaaatttatgtttattaatataatttcataaatttaaaaataattttttgttaattttttattttttaaattaatttttatttattttttctaatttaaaaccAATTCATTAAtacaaaaattattattaaatatta
It includes:
- the LOC133822190 gene encoding NAD(P)H-dependent 6'-deoxychalcone synthase-like, which encodes MASNNIPTLVLGSSAGERAIPVIGFGTASNDSDPAPMKRAVLEAIKLGFRHFDTASVYGSEQGLGEAIAEALKLGLVASRNELFITTKLWCNDSHSHLVVSALKTSLEKLQLEYLDLYLVHWPISSTPGNTVYPIDEKDLMPMDFKSVWETMEECQKLGLTKSIGVSNFSCKKLESILSFATIPPSVNQVEMNPTWQQKKLRKFCGEKNIIVTAFSPLGAIATSWGNNLVMDNEILADIAKARGKSVAQVCLRWVYEQGASVVCKSYNKERLKQNLQIFDWSLTEDDLHRIESIPQNKVNVSPASVSPDQTSCEALKELWDGEI